The proteins below are encoded in one region of Desulfobacterales bacterium:
- the hisI gene encoding phosphoribosyl-AMP cyclohydrolase has translation MITLDFSKTNGLIPAIAQDYHTGEVLMLAYMNESAWNATLSTGLATYYSRSRQELWVKGKTSGNTQIVKEIRIDCDNDTVLLKVDQTGGAACHKGYKSCFFQKVESDHTITITGSPVFNPEEVYKK, from the coding sequence ATGATAACACTTGATTTCAGCAAAACCAACGGACTGATTCCTGCCATAGCGCAGGATTATCATACGGGTGAAGTACTCATGCTGGCGTACATGAATGAATCCGCCTGGAACGCGACACTTTCTACAGGCCTGGCCACCTATTACAGCCGATCGAGACAGGAACTGTGGGTCAAGGGGAAAACGTCCGGCAACACCCAGATTGTCAAGGAAATCAGAATCGACTGCGACAATGACACGGTTCTCCTTAAAGTGGATCAGACAGGCGGCGCGGCTTGTCATAAAGGGTACAAAAGCTGCTTTTTCCAAAAAGTCGAATCGGATCATACGATTACGATTACGGGGAGCCCTGTATTCAACCCCGAGGAGGTTTATAAAAAATGA
- a CDS encoding septal ring lytic transglycosylase RlpA family protein: protein MPMTPKSTLSSVSTSLAISAVLLMLICSCSTKSPVPARDGTFKPYRIGGKWYHPLPDAQAFRERGLASWYGKKFHGRKTANGETYNMYAMTAAHKTLPLGTLVSVRNLSNQKQVVVRINDRGPFVRKRIIDLSYTAARQLDITGPGTAPVEIEALRPGTVKPVTAGTDPRSIIPDSYDQGNFVIQIGAFKDYGNAQRLVNQLNQTYKNVHIAPCDREDDTLYRVRVGRCSSLRQAYDDERNLIQNGFPDAFAVAEE from the coding sequence ATGCCAATGACACCGAAATCAACGCTGTCGTCTGTGAGCACATCCCTTGCAATCTCGGCGGTGCTTCTGATGCTGATCTGCAGCTGCAGCACGAAATCGCCTGTGCCGGCGCGGGACGGTACCTTTAAACCTTACCGGATCGGAGGCAAATGGTACCATCCATTGCCCGATGCTCAGGCCTTTCGTGAACGCGGCCTCGCGTCCTGGTACGGAAAAAAATTTCATGGCAGGAAAACAGCCAACGGTGAAACCTATAACATGTATGCCATGACAGCGGCCCATAAGACCCTTCCGCTGGGCACCCTGGTCAGTGTCCGGAACCTGAGCAATCAAAAGCAGGTGGTGGTCAGAATCAATGACCGGGGCCCTTTTGTCCGGAAAAGAATCATCGATCTGTCCTATACCGCCGCCAGGCAGCTGGACATTACCGGCCCGGGAACCGCACCGGTTGAGATCGAGGCGCTGCGGCCGGGCACTGTAAAACCGGTGACGGCCGGCACTGACCCGCGCAGCATCATTCCGGACAGCTACGATCAGGGAAATTTTGTCATTCAGATCGGCGCATTCAAAGATTACGGCAATGCTCAACGGCTGGTCAACCAACTGAATCAGACGTATAAGAATGTCCACATTGCACCCTGTGACCGTGAAGACGACACCCTTTACCGGGTGCGTGTCGGCAGGTGTTCAAGCCTGAGACAGGCCTATGACGACGAAAGAAATTTAATCCAGAACGGTTTTCCCGATGCGTTTGCGGTGGCAGAAGAGTAG
- the tkt gene encoding transketolase encodes MTTGLSESQSSIENLCVNTIRTLAMDAVQKANSGHPGAPMGLATAAYVLWTRMLKHNPENPQWQDRDRFVLSGGHASMLLYSLLFLTGYDVSLDDIKQFRQWGSKTPGHPEYGHTPGVETTTGPLGQGFSNAVGMAIAERHLAARFNRPGLEIVNHFTYMMCGDGDMMEGISSESASLAGHLGLGRLVCIYDDNQISIEGSTSIAFTEDVCLRFKAYHWHVQIVEDGNDTDAIYQALQAAKAETAKPSIIILKTHIAFGSPHKQDTAGAHGAPLGAEEIRLTKRNLGWPEDESFLVPQQALDAYRQSVETGRAAESTWKQLFDAYSKACPDLAQAFADAIAGIPASGWEESLPLFSASDAPIATRAVSGKIINAIADRVPSLIGGSADLAPSNNTLIKSSHDLQKNSYDGRNIRFGVREHAMGGILSGMALHKGIKPFGGTFLVFADYMRPSIRLAALMKLPVTYVFTHDSIAVGEDGPTHQPVEHVAVLRAIPGLTVIRPADAAETVQAWRIAIASTDSPTALILTRQNLPVIDRSIYAAAEGLKNGAYILSDAISRPDIILIATGSEVTLAMSAADRLAEQNIAVRVVSMPSRELFEKMPASYRQEVLPPDVTKRISIEAGITTGWERYVGTGGDMIGIDTFGASAPGAVMMEKYGFTEDNIVQKALSLLKK; translated from the coding sequence ATGACTACCGGCCTTTCCGAAAGCCAGTCATCCATTGAAAATCTGTGTGTAAATACCATCCGAACACTTGCCATGGATGCGGTTCAAAAGGCTAACTCCGGTCACCCCGGTGCTCCGATGGGGCTGGCAACCGCCGCCTACGTGCTGTGGACCCGGATGTTGAAACATAACCCTGAAAACCCGCAGTGGCAGGACCGCGACCGGTTCGTTCTTTCCGGCGGGCATGCATCCATGCTTCTCTACAGCCTGTTGTTTCTGACAGGATATGACGTAAGCCTTGATGATATAAAGCAATTCCGGCAATGGGGAAGCAAAACCCCGGGACATCCGGAATACGGTCATACGCCCGGTGTGGAAACGACCACCGGCCCCCTGGGACAGGGATTTTCAAATGCCGTGGGAATGGCCATTGCCGAACGGCACCTGGCCGCCCGTTTTAACCGTCCGGGCCTGGAAATTGTCAACCATTTCACGTACATGATGTGCGGCGATGGCGACATGATGGAAGGAATCAGCTCTGAATCGGCATCTCTGGCTGGCCACCTGGGGCTTGGCAGACTGGTCTGCATTTACGACGACAATCAGATCTCCATCGAGGGTTCCACGTCGATCGCGTTTACCGAAGATGTCTGCCTCCGGTTCAAGGCATACCACTGGCATGTACAGATCGTCGAGGACGGCAATGACACCGACGCCATATATCAGGCACTCCAGGCAGCCAAAGCCGAAACCGCAAAGCCGTCTATCATCATACTCAAAACCCATATCGCCTTTGGCAGTCCCCATAAACAGGACACGGCCGGGGCCCACGGGGCGCCGCTGGGTGCAGAAGAAATCCGTCTGACCAAACGCAATCTGGGCTGGCCCGAGGACGAATCCTTTCTCGTTCCCCAACAGGCGCTTGACGCATATAGACAGTCTGTTGAAACAGGCCGGGCCGCCGAATCAACCTGGAAGCAGCTGTTTGACGCGTATTCAAAAGCGTGTCCGGATCTGGCTCAGGCGTTTGCCGATGCCATCGCCGGAATCCCGGCCAGCGGCTGGGAAGAGAGCCTTCCGCTATTTTCGGCATCCGATGCCCCGATAGCCACCCGGGCGGTTTCAGGAAAAATCATCAACGCCATTGCCGATCGGGTGCCGTCGCTGATCGGCGGGTCTGCAGACCTGGCGCCTTCAAACAACACCCTGATCAAATCCTCCCATGATCTTCAAAAAAACAGTTATGACGGTCGCAACATCCGGTTCGGTGTCCGGGAACATGCCATGGGCGGAATCCTCTCGGGTATGGCGCTTCACAAAGGGATTAAACCCTTTGGCGGCACATTTCTGGTCTTCGCCGATTACATGCGGCCCTCCATCCGGCTGGCCGCGTTGATGAAACTGCCGGTCACTTACGTGTTTACCCATGACAGCATCGCCGTCGGTGAAGATGGCCCTACACATCAGCCGGTGGAGCATGTCGCCGTCCTGCGGGCCATACCGGGTCTGACGGTCATCCGCCCGGCGGACGCTGCTGAAACCGTGCAGGCATGGCGCATCGCCATAGCGTCGACCGACAGCCCCACCGCCCTGATATTGACCCGGCAGAATCTTCCGGTCATCGACCGCAGCATTTATGCCGCCGCCGAGGGGCTCAAAAACGGCGCCTATATTCTGTCGGATGCTATCAGCCGGCCGGATATCATCCTGATTGCCACCGGCTCGGAAGTCACTCTCGCCATGTCTGCCGCTGATCGTCTGGCCGAACAAAACATTGCTGTCAGGGTCGTGAGCATGCCCAGCCGGGAGCTGTTTGAAAAAATGCCGGCATCCTACCGTCAGGAGGTATTGCCGCCGGATGTCACAAAGCGCATTTCCATAGAAGCCGGTATTACCACCGGATGGGAACGCTATGTGGGAACCGGTGGAGATATGATCGGCATCGATACCTTCGGGGCTTCCGCACCGGGCGCTGTCATGATGGAAAAATACGGCTTTACGGAAGACAATATCGTCCAAAAAGCCCTGTCCCTGCTGAAAAAATAG
- the hisG gene encoding ATP phosphoribosyltransferase gives MTKILKLGIPKGSLQNATILLFKRSGWTINVNDRNYFPEINDESIDCAICRAQEMSRYVENGTFDAGLTGKDWIAENNSDVHVVSDLIYSKVSSRPARWILAVGYDSPIKTLEDLQGKKIATELVQFTKRYFAEKNIDVTVEFSWGATEAKVVSGLADAIVEVTETGSTIKAHGLRIIHELMQTNTQLIASHTAWNDPVKRQKIEQIALLLKGALLAEKQVGLKMNVPEHALEKVMSTLPSLKAPTVAHLYQSDWLSVETVVSNHAVRDLIPNLIRHGVEGIIEYPLNKVI, from the coding sequence ATGACAAAGATTCTGAAGTTGGGAATTCCAAAGGGAAGCCTCCAGAATGCGACGATTTTGTTATTCAAACGGTCCGGCTGGACCATCAACGTCAACGACAGAAATTATTTTCCGGAAATCAATGACGAGTCCATTGACTGCGCCATATGCCGGGCGCAGGAGATGTCCCGCTACGTGGAAAACGGCACGTTCGATGCCGGATTGACGGGGAAAGACTGGATTGCTGAAAACAATTCCGATGTTCATGTCGTGTCCGATCTGATATATTCAAAAGTCAGCTCCCGGCCGGCAAGATGGATACTCGCGGTCGGATATGACTCCCCCATCAAAACCCTGGAAGACCTGCAGGGGAAAAAAATCGCCACCGAGCTGGTTCAGTTTACCAAACGGTATTTCGCTGAAAAAAACATTGATGTGACTGTGGAGTTTTCATGGGGGGCTACGGAAGCCAAGGTCGTATCGGGGCTTGCGGATGCGATTGTGGAAGTCACGGAAACCGGAAGCACGATAAAGGCCCATGGCCTGCGCATCATTCACGAACTGATGCAGACCAACACCCAGCTGATTGCCAGCCACACCGCATGGAACGATCCGGTAAAAAGGCAGAAAATCGAACAGATCGCCCTGCTGCTGAAAGGGGCCCTGCTGGCTGAAAAGCAGGTCGGGCTTAAAATGAATGTACCGGAGCATGCCCTTGAAAAGGTGATGTCGACGCTGCCGAGCCTCAAAGCCCCGACGGTTGCCCATCTTTATCAGTCAGACTGGCTGTCCGTTGAAACCGTTGTCTCGAACCATGCGGTCAGAGATCTGATCCCGAATCTGATCCGGCACGGTGTCGAAGGAATCATTGAATATCCACTGAATAAAGTGATATAA
- the gmhB gene encoding D-glycero-beta-D-manno-heptose 1,7-bisphosphate 7-phosphatase yields MLKKFVFLDRDGVINYDSPDYIKCWKEFKFLPGSLEAIKKLTVNGFSIILITNQSVIRRHMVTRDGLEHIHSMMNRAVESTGGKITDIFYCPHLPEDRCKCRKPEPGLILRAQNRYHIDLASAVMAGDSAKDIECAVNAGCGRAVLIKTGNGMHAEAILQKKHILPDYVAENLLDAADWIIRSSRYGS; encoded by the coding sequence ATGCTTAAAAAATTTGTATTTCTGGACAGAGACGGGGTCATCAATTATGATTCCCCCGATTACATCAAATGCTGGAAGGAATTCAAATTCCTTCCCGGCAGCCTTGAAGCCATAAAAAAGCTCACCGTGAACGGATTTTCAATCATCCTAATCACCAATCAGTCGGTAATCCGGCGGCATATGGTTACCCGAGACGGCCTTGAGCATATCCACTCGATGATGAACCGCGCTGTCGAATCCACGGGCGGAAAAATAACGGATATTTTTTACTGCCCGCATCTGCCCGAAGATCGATGCAAATGCCGCAAACCCGAACCGGGCCTGATTTTACGCGCACAGAACCGGTATCATATCGATCTGGCATCCGCCGTCATGGCAGGCGACAGCGCCAAAGATATCGAATGCGCTGTAAATGCAGGCTGTGGCCGAGCCGTATTGATTAAAACCGGAAATGGCATGCACGCCGAGGCAATACTGCAAAAAAAGCATATCCTGCCGGATTATGTGGCCGAAAACCTTCTGGATGCCGCCGACTGGATCATCCGGAGCAGCCGCTATGGCTCCTGA
- a CDS encoding pyridoxal phosphate-dependent aminotransferase, translating to MISSRTKDISSFIVMDVLEKASEMEHRGIKVIHLEVGEPDFDTPQCARDAAIKALNDGHTHYTHSLGLLELREAICEYYSSTYNVTITPDQIVICSGTSPAISLMLSAVTEKGDEIIISDPHYACYPNFIKFVEAVPVTVPVYEEDGFQYRPEAIKEKITAKTKGIFINSPSNPTGNLLSADRMQQIAQLSSETGPYIMSDEIYHGLVYEGREHSILEFTDNAFVLNGFSKLYAMTGLRLGYLISPRPFMRPIQKMQQNFFISANSVVQMAGLAALKYAGDDIIRMKNIYNERRKYMIQRLKGMGLGITVEPTGAFYVFANVKHISGDSYNLAFDILDKARVGVTPGVDFGKNAEGYLRFSYANSIENIAEAMDRLELYFKSL from the coding sequence ATGATTTCAAGCAGAACAAAGGACATTTCATCTTTTATTGTTATGGATGTGCTGGAAAAAGCCAGCGAAATGGAACATCGAGGAATAAAGGTCATTCATCTCGAGGTCGGGGAACCCGATTTTGACACCCCGCAATGTGCCAGGGACGCGGCCATCAAAGCCCTCAATGACGGTCATACGCACTACACCCACAGCCTCGGACTTCTTGAACTCAGAGAAGCCATCTGTGAATATTATTCCAGTACCTATAATGTAACGATTACTCCGGATCAGATTGTGATCTGCTCCGGTACATCACCGGCCATATCTCTTATGCTCTCAGCGGTTACCGAAAAAGGGGATGAAATCATCATTTCCGATCCTCACTATGCGTGCTATCCCAACTTCATCAAGTTCGTTGAAGCTGTACCGGTTACCGTACCGGTCTATGAAGAAGACGGGTTTCAATATCGGCCGGAGGCCATCAAAGAGAAAATCACGGCAAAAACCAAAGGTATTTTCATCAATTCTCCCTCCAATCCGACGGGGAACCTCCTGTCGGCAGACCGAATGCAGCAGATAGCCCAGCTGTCTTCAGAAACCGGCCCGTATATCATGTCGGATGAAATATATCACGGCCTTGTATACGAGGGAAGGGAGCACAGCATTCTGGAATTTACCGATAACGCCTTTGTGCTGAACGGTTTTTCAAAACTCTATGCCATGACGGGTCTTCGCCTGGGATACCTGATCTCCCCCCGGCCGTTTATGCGGCCCATCCAGAAGATGCAGCAGAATTTTTTCATTTCGGCAAACTCCGTTGTCCAGATGGCGGGGCTGGCTGCGTTAAAATATGCCGGCGATGATATTATCCGCATGAAAAACATCTATAACGAGCGGAGAAAATATATGATCCAACGGCTCAAAGGAATGGGGCTGGGCATTACGGTCGAGCCGACCGGCGCGTTTTACGTTTTTGCCAATGTCAAGCACATCTCCGGAGACTCATACAATCTGGCCTTTGACATACTTGACAAGGCCCGCGTCGGCGTAACGCCGGGAGTGGATTTCGGGAAAAATGCCGAGGGATATCTCAGGTTCTCATATGCCAATTCCATAGAAAACATCGCCGAGGCCATGGACCGTCTGGAACTTTATTTTAAAAGCCTCTGA
- the lon gene encoding endopeptidase La yields MIVQQISQESNPDKFPETLPILPLFDSILFPKMVLPLVVMQSESIQLIDDAMSRDRIVGIVVSKSHTIKTDYTREDIYDVGTSALILKMAKTEPNRLQLLVQGLSKFRLTELIQEKPYLTARVIHLQDKTVKDKETDAITSNIIGQFARIVELSPALPQEVAGMIKSIQDPGMLADMVASLLNSTNEEKQSVLEIEDVKERLRQVSRLTNYQLEVLELGDKIQSQVKGDMDKKQREYFLRQQLKAIREELGEKDEATVEVEDYKTRIEEKNLPEEARKEAQRELDRLSRMHPSSAEYTVASTYLDWLTTLPWHERTEDVLDIKKARKVLDDDHYGLEKAKKRIIEYLAVRKLKPDSKGPILCFAGPPGTGKTSLGASIARALGRKFFRISLGGVRDEAEIRGHRRTYVGALPGRIIQGIRRAGSNNPVFMLDEIDKVGSDFRGDPSSALLEVLDPEQNFSFTDHYLDVPFDLSHVMFITTANILDTIPPALRDRMEVLDLMGYTEDEKIKIANRFLIPRQRNAHGLHADQINFSSGAVKHIISGYTREAGLRNLEREIATICRGVASQVAEGVATSVKIKAINVSKYLGPVRLMPETKTRISTPGIAMGLAWTQAGGELLFIEATAMKGNKGLTLTGQLGDVMKESAAAALSFIRANATSIGIDEDYFEKHDIHIHVPAGAIPKDGPSAGVTMLTALVSLLTNKPLRKDMAMTGEITLRGQVLPVGGVKEKILAAHRAGIKTIILPKWNKKDIEDIPKKVQKSIEFHFVDKMLEVLKIAIP; encoded by the coding sequence ATGATTGTTCAGCAAATATCCCAGGAGTCAAACCCCGATAAATTCCCTGAGACGCTGCCTATCCTGCCGTTATTCGATTCCATCCTTTTCCCTAAAATGGTTCTGCCCCTTGTGGTCATGCAAAGCGAATCCATTCAGCTGATCGATGACGCCATGAGTCGGGACCGGATTGTCGGGATTGTGGTATCCAAATCGCATACGATCAAGACAGACTACACCCGGGAAGATATTTACGATGTAGGAACCAGCGCCCTGATTCTGAAAATGGCCAAAACCGAACCCAACAGACTTCAGCTGCTGGTTCAGGGCCTCAGCAAGTTCAGACTAACAGAACTGATTCAGGAAAAGCCCTATCTCACGGCCCGTGTCATCCACCTTCAGGACAAGACCGTAAAGGACAAGGAAACCGATGCGATCACGTCCAATATTATCGGCCAGTTTGCCCGCATTGTCGAGCTGTCGCCAGCCCTGCCCCAGGAAGTGGCGGGCATGATCAAGTCCATCCAGGATCCAGGTATGCTCGCGGACATGGTTGCATCCCTGCTCAACTCCACCAACGAAGAAAAACAGAGCGTACTGGAAATCGAAGATGTCAAAGAACGGCTGAGGCAGGTATCTCGTCTGACGAACTACCAGCTGGAGGTTCTCGAACTGGGCGATAAAATCCAGTCTCAGGTCAAAGGGGACATGGATAAAAAACAGCGCGAGTATTTCCTTCGTCAACAACTGAAAGCCATCAGGGAGGAGCTGGGCGAAAAAGATGAGGCCACCGTTGAGGTCGAAGATTACAAAACCAGAATCGAAGAAAAAAACCTGCCCGAAGAAGCCCGCAAAGAAGCGCAGCGGGAACTGGATCGACTGTCCCGGATGCATCCGTCATCAGCCGAATACACTGTGGCATCTACCTATCTGGACTGGCTCACCACACTTCCCTGGCATGAACGCACAGAAGATGTGCTGGATATTAAAAAAGCCAGAAAAGTCCTTGACGATGACCACTACGGACTGGAAAAAGCAAAAAAACGAATCATCGAATACCTGGCGGTTCGAAAGCTCAAGCCGGACTCAAAGGGACCGATTCTGTGTTTCGCCGGCCCCCCGGGTACCGGGAAAACCTCGCTGGGCGCCTCCATCGCCCGTGCGCTGGGACGAAAATTCTTCCGCATTTCTCTGGGCGGAGTAAGGGATGAAGCCGAAATCAGGGGCCACCGGCGCACCTATGTCGGAGCGCTTCCCGGCCGTATTATTCAGGGAATCCGCCGGGCCGGCTCAAACAATCCGGTTTTTATGCTGGATGAAATCGATAAGGTCGGCAGTGATTTTCGGGGCGATCCGTCATCGGCCCTCCTGGAGGTACTGGATCCCGAACAGAATTTTTCCTTTACGGACCACTATCTGGATGTGCCGTTTGACCTGTCACATGTCATGTTCATAACCACCGCCAATATCCTGGATACCATCCCGCCGGCGCTCAGAGACCGCATGGAAGTGCTCGATCTGATGGGATATACGGAAGATGAAAAAATCAAGATCGCCAACCGGTTTCTGATCCCCAGACAGCGAAACGCGCACGGGCTTCATGCGGATCAGATCAATTTTTCTTCCGGGGCGGTGAAACACATCATTTCCGGGTATACCCGCGAGGCCGGGCTGAGAAATCTGGAGCGCGAGATTGCCACCATCTGCAGAGGGGTCGCCAGTCAGGTTGCAGAAGGCGTTGCGACCTCGGTTAAAATCAAAGCCATCAATGTGTCCAAATATTTGGGGCCGGTTCGCCTCATGCCGGAAACCAAGACCAGAATTTCAACACCAGGCATTGCCATGGGACTGGCATGGACCCAGGCCGGTGGCGAGCTTCTGTTTATTGAAGCAACTGCCATGAAAGGCAATAAGGGGCTGACGCTGACCGGCCAGCTCGGAGACGTGATGAAAGAATCGGCGGCAGCGGCCCTGAGTTTTATCCGGGCAAATGCTACTTCCATCGGTATTGATGAAGATTATTTTGAAAAGCACGACATTCACATCCACGTGCCGGCCGGAGCCATTCCCAAGGACGGCCCGTCTGCCGGCGTCACCATGTTAACGGCACTGGTATCCCTGCTGACCAACAAGCCCCTCCGGAAAGATATGGCCATGACCGGCGAAATTACGTTACGGGGACAGGTGCTGCCGGTCGGAGGGGTTAAGGAAAAAATTCTGGCAGCCCATCGGGCGGGCATTAAAACCATCATTTTGCCGAAATGGAACAAAAAAGATATTGAAGATATCCCCAAAAAAGTCCAAAAATCCATTGAATTTCATTTCGTAGACAAAATGCTGGAAGTGTTAAAAATCGCTATTCCGTAA
- the yihA gene encoding ribosome biogenesis GTP-binding protein YihA/YsxC, producing MIIKTAEFVTSAVKPLQYPPELLPEIAFSGRSNVGKSSLINAILNRKRLVKTSSTPGRTQLINFFVINDVFSFVDLPGYGYAKVPVSIKKTWGPMIEKYLSGRKTLRGVVTILDMRRIPSPEDLSLIRWLNQLGIPIIPVLTKSDKLSKTNQIKQKAMIADTLSINQENLIVFSAKTKQGVPDVWNAVEKLLTVQSVIDKT from the coding sequence ATGATCATAAAAACAGCTGAATTTGTAACCAGCGCTGTCAAACCATTACAATATCCGCCGGAGCTCCTGCCGGAGATCGCTTTTTCCGGACGGTCAAATGTAGGAAAATCATCATTGATCAATGCCATCTTAAACCGGAAACGATTGGTAAAAACGAGCTCTACCCCAGGACGGACTCAGCTTATCAATTTTTTTGTCATCAATGACGTATTTTCGTTTGTCGATCTTCCGGGATACGGTTATGCAAAAGTACCGGTAAGCATCAAAAAGACATGGGGCCCGATGATCGAAAAATATTTATCCGGCAGAAAAACGCTGCGGGGAGTCGTAACGATCCTGGATATGCGCCGCATTCCAAGCCCTGAAGACCTCAGCCTGATTCGCTGGCTCAATCAGCTTGGTATACCCATCATTCCGGTATTGACCAAATCAGACAAGCTGTCCAAGACCAACCAGATAAAACAGAAAGCAATGATCGCAGATACGCTGTCAATAAATCAGGAGAATCTCATCGTTTTCTCCGCAAAAACCAAACAGGGCGTGCCGGATGTCTGGAACGCTGTCGAAAAACTATTAACCGTCCAATCAGTCATAGACAAGACGTAA
- the era gene encoding GTPase Era: MNQTPETYNAFRSGFIAIIGAPNVGKSTLLNRMLGQKISITSEKPQTTRNRILGVLHRPGAQLIFIDTPGVHKAGRLLNVRIVEQALSALGDVDAVLLMADASSPAPESEDILIKNLRKRKQPVILALNKIDLVKKPNLLSLIDQWANQYPFKAIIPISARNGTQVEEIPRTLEEFLPFGPAYYPEDTLTDVPERFIAAEMIREKAFRLTGQEVPYSIAVTIDSFKEDSGKALVHISATLHVERDSQKGIIIGKKGSKLKAIGEAARKDIERMLGTRVFLQLFVRVQKGWSKDSRALNRFGY, translated from the coding sequence ATGAACCAAACCCCTGAGACATATAATGCTTTCAGATCCGGATTTATCGCAATCATCGGAGCGCCGAACGTTGGCAAATCCACGCTGCTAAACCGAATGCTGGGGCAGAAGATATCCATCACATCTGAAAAGCCCCAAACCACACGTAACAGAATTCTGGGAGTTTTACACAGACCCGGAGCACAGCTGATTTTTATCGATACCCCCGGCGTGCACAAAGCCGGCAGGTTATTGAATGTCAGAATTGTCGAGCAGGCGCTTTCCGCTCTGGGTGACGTGGATGCGGTTCTTTTAATGGCAGATGCATCATCACCGGCTCCTGAATCGGAAGACATTCTGATCAAAAATCTCCGGAAGCGGAAACAGCCGGTTATTCTGGCCCTGAACAAAATCGATCTGGTCAAAAAACCCAATCTGCTATCGCTCATTGATCAGTGGGCCAATCAATATCCGTTCAAAGCCATCATACCGATATCGGCCAGAAACGGGACCCAGGTGGAAGAAATCCCCCGGACGCTTGAAGAATTTCTGCCTTTCGGCCCCGCTTATTACCCGGAAGACACCCTGACAGATGTACCCGAACGGTTTATAGCCGCAGAGATGATCCGGGAAAAAGCGTTCCGGTTAACCGGCCAGGAAGTTCCCTATTCAATCGCTGTCACGATAGATTCGTTCAAGGAAGATTCCGGCAAGGCCCTTGTCCATATCAGCGCCACCCTTCACGTTGAACGGGATTCGCAGAAAGGCATTATTATCGGGAAAAAGGGCAGCAAATTGAAAGCCATCGGTGAAGCGGCCCGTAAGGATATTGAACGGATGCTCGGCACCAGGGTATTTCTCCAGTTGTTTGTCCGTGTTCAGAAAGGCTGGAGCAAGGATTCAAGGGCTTTGAACAGATTCGGCTACTAA
- a CDS encoding CBS domain-containing protein gives MRVKDIMTQDVITVAPETDIAYAAKLLLENHINGIAVVDPSRRLVGILCQSDLIVQQKKFPVPSIFTLLDGFFPLTSLKQLQQEAQKIAATKVSHAMTPDPVTVSPDMSIEQIADLMVDKKFGTLPVVDADNKLVGIVGKEDLLKMLLEKP, from the coding sequence ATGAGAGTAAAGGATATTATGACGCAAGATGTGATCACGGTGGCGCCGGAGACGGATATTGCCTATGCGGCAAAACTTCTTCTGGAAAACCACATCAACGGTATTGCTGTAGTCGATCCGTCTCGTCGGCTGGTAGGAATTTTGTGCCAAAGCGATCTGATCGTTCAGCAGAAAAAATTTCCAGTACCGTCCATATTTACACTTCTGGATGGTTTTTTTCCGTTAACGTCGCTCAAACAACTGCAACAGGAGGCGCAAAAAATAGCCGCTACCAAGGTCTCTCATGCAATGACCCCTGATCCCGTCACGGTTTCTCCGGATATGAGTATCGAACAGATTGCCGATCTCATGGTGGATAAAAAATTTGGTACCCTGCCTGTTGTGGATGCGGACAATAAACTGGTGGGAATTGTCGGGAAAGAGGACTTGCTGAAGATGCTGCTGGAAAAGCCGTAG
- a CDS encoding TMEM165/GDT1 family protein, which produces MDYKLLLTTFGMIFLAELGDKTQLATFCLAADCNSRLSVFLGSAGALLLSSLIAVLFGTAISRFIPPVYIKTGAGIFFIVVGIWTLFSANRTICSL; this is translated from the coding sequence GTGGATTACAAACTGCTTTTAACCACCTTCGGCATGATATTTCTGGCTGAACTCGGCGATAAAACACAGCTGGCCACATTCTGCCTGGCTGCCGACTGTAATTCCAGACTGTCCGTATTTCTGGGATCTGCCGGCGCACTGCTCCTAAGCTCCCTGATTGCCGTACTGTTCGGCACGGCAATCAGCCGGTTTATCCCGCCGGTGTATATCAAAACGGGTGCGGGCATCTTTTTTATCGTAGTGGGAATCTGGACCCTGTTTTCAGCCAACCGGACCATCTGCTCTCTCTGA